From Haliotis asinina isolate JCU_RB_2024 chromosome 8, JCU_Hal_asi_v2, whole genome shotgun sequence, a single genomic window includes:
- the LOC137294352 gene encoding transcription factor ces-2-like, with amino-acid sequence MADTALDLSKPSLPPPTERVAPLPPSLPSLPPDISSDSGRASASSTSSNDEVRQPAPDPETHGRDSPLDVKPQLLPPSPSADSVSEDDDHDKSDRVAPIRPFKMYPMDAYPGSPMAGMSGMGGLSPTTAAATGLSPSLGMPSMIDPASVSPFAMTPMTSHLLQRKRRAENRTQISEEAKKTIPVPEERKDDAYWERRRKNNEAAKRSRDARRMKEEEIAMRAAYLEQENLKLRAQVAILKNETAKLHYMLYNRM; translated from the coding sequence ATGGCCGACACAGCCCTCGACCTGAGTAAGCCGTCCCTACCGCCACCCACGGAGCGCGTGGCCCCTCTTCCCCCATCCCTGCCGTCACTGCCCCCCGACATCAGCAGCGACTCCGGCCGGGCGTCAGCGTCCTCTACCAGTTCTAATGACGAGGTTCGCCAGCCTGCACCCGACCCCGAGACCCACGGCCGGGACAGTCCCCTGGATGTGAAACCCCAGCTGTTGCCCCCGTCTCCGTCGGCGGACAGTGTTTCTGAGGACGACGACCATGATAAGTCGGACAGAGTTGCTCCAATCCGGCCATTCAAGATGTACCCCATGGATGCCTACCCTGGAAGCCCAATGGCCGGAATGTCCGGGATGGGTGGCCTCAGTCCGACTACAGCCGCTGCAACTGGCCTCAGTCCATCACTTGGAATGCCCTCCATGATAGACCCGGCGTCTGTGTCGCCCTTTGCAATGACCCCGATGACGTCACACTTGTTACAACGGAAACGGCGAGCAGAGAACCGCACACAAATCAGTGAAGAAGCGAAGAAAACGATACCTGTCCCGGAAGAACGGAAAGATGATGCATACTGGGAGCGGCGGCGGAAGAACAACGAGGCTGCAAAGCGGTCCAGGGATGCACGACGGATGAAGGAAGAGGAAATTGCAATGAGAGCAGCCTATCTGGAGCAGGAAAATCTCAAACTGAGAGCGCAGGTTGCCATCTTAAAGAACGAGACTGCTAAGTTACACTACATGTTATATAACAGAATGTGA